The Oncorhynchus clarkii lewisi isolate Uvic-CL-2024 chromosome 29, UVic_Ocla_1.0, whole genome shotgun sequence genome contains a region encoding:
- the LOC139388189 gene encoding transmembrane protein 88-like, translated as MWEESRYSVAGSVAGATDAPLELRGSLDCWACSVLVTVCVCVCVCVCVCVCVCVYGFTPLTISRPSCPQVQPNGTSLYCSDLLDDGGCVALLVVGFILVTPLLVLALAAYCRLARHLQLGLCFIPYSRAVYKNLPGSRQRRGGCCGQHGASEGEGKSSVWV; from the exons atgtgggaagagTCAAG GTACTCAGTAGCGGGCAGCGTGGCGGGGGCTACGGACGCCCCTCTGGAGCTGAGAGGCTCTCTGGACTGCTGGGCGTGCTCAGTACTGGTgacggtgtgtgtatgtgtgtgtgtgtgtgtgtgtgtgtgtgtgtgtgtgtgtgtgt atggTTTCACACCATTAACCATTTCTCGTCCCTCTTGTCCCCAGGTGCAACCCAATGGCACGTCCCTGTACTGTTCAGACCTGCTGGATGATGGTGGCTGTGTGGCCCTGCTGGTGGTGGGCTTCATCCTGGTAACCCCCCTCCTGGTCCTGGCTCTGGCTGCCTACTGCCGCCTGGCCCGCCACCTCCAACTGGGCCTCTGTTTCATCCCCTACAGCAGGGCCGTCTACAAGAACCTGCCTGGCTCGCGCCAACGTAGAGGAGGCTGCTGTGGCCAGCATGGGGCCTCAGAGGGGGAGGGCAAAagcagtgtgtgggtgtga
- the LOC139387973 gene encoding procollagen C-endopeptidase enhancer 2-like, with amino-acid sequence MKCEDCIWGLSVLLALCLGWAQGQSQPGTNYTRPVFHCGGDMAADSGFVGSEGFPSYYKPNSKCTWRITVPEGNVVMLSFRIFDMEADAMCRYDYLDVYNGHSNMVQKLGRFCGTFRPGTLISTTNTMMLEMVSDSETGGRGFLAYFNGGKPHVDDHQFCGGKMTKAQGEVKTPNWPEKNYPAGISCSWLITVEPDQVIEVKFDKFDVESDSYCRFDYVAFFNGGEKDDSRRIGKYCGDVSPQTIVTNGNVLLVQFVSDLSVTSDGFMASYTSVPRGSRTPTVDNTGSGPRIESVPRRPAVKPILPERTVITTTTTKPPTTDRYQAPSTPQPKEPTVKPKPVKPVRTRPPNKPGSDRTRVTRPDGKRPVPLNPLCAKACKRDGNIKSSFCASEFVITGKVTELTPGPHGSVYIGVSLIKAYKAGRLTITQAGENMSVKLVSACKKCPVIRRGMPYILMGHVDEDGRGTMAPGAFTALYKAPYHKLLTNINNQPC; translated from the exons ATGAAGTGTGAGGATTGTATCTGGGGTCTTTCTGTTCTCCTGGCTCTCTGTTTAGGATGGGCACAGGGCCAGAGCCAACCAGGGACTAACTACACCAG gcCTGTGTTTCACTGTGGAGGAGACATGGCTGCAGACTCAGGCTTTGTGGGCAGTGAAGGATTTCCAAGCTACTACAAACCCAACAGCAAATGTACTTGGCGTATTACA GTCCCAGAAGGCAATGTGGTCATGCTCTCCTTCCGCATCTTCGACATGGAGGCTGACGCCATGTGTCGTTATGATTACCTGGATGTGTACAACGGCCACTCCAACATGGTGCAGAAACTGGGGAGGTTCTGTGGAACGTTTAGGCCGGGTACTCTTATCTCCACCACCAACACTATGATGCTGGAGATGGTGTCTGACTCTGAGACTGGAGGGAGGGGCTTCCTTGCTTACTTCAATGGAGGAAAACCACATGTGGATG ATCACCAATTCTGTGGAGGCAAGATGACAAAAGCCCAGGGTGAAGTAAAAACACCTAACTGGCCTGAGAAGAATTACCCAGCTGGCATCAGCTGCTCCTGGCTCATCACAGTAGAGCCTGACCAG GTGATTGAGGTGAAGTTTGATAAGTTTGATGTGGAGTCAGACAGTTACTGCCGCTTTGACTATGTTGCCTTCTTCAACGGTGGAGAGAAAGATGACTCTCGACGCATTGGAAAATACTGTGGAGACGTCAGCCCCCA AACCATTGTGACCAATGGGAACGTGCTCCTTGTGCAGTTTGTGTCTGACCTCAGCGTGACATCCGATGGCTTCATGGCCAGTTACACCAGCGTCCCCCGTGGATCCAGAACCCCCACAGTAGACAACACAGGATCAGGACCTCGTATAGAGTCAGTCCCCAGGAGGCCTGCAGTCAAACCCATCCTACCTGAGAGAACAGTcatcacaaccaccaccaccaagccACCCACTACAGACAGATACCAGGCCCCTTCAACCCCACAGCCCAAGGAGCCCACTGTCAAACCCAAACCAGTCAAACCAGTCAGGACCCGCCCACCAAATAAGCCAGGCTCAGACAGGACCAGAGTGACTAGACCAGACGGAAAGAGGCCAG TTCCCCTGAACCCACTGTGTGCAAAGGCATGTAAGAGGGATGGAAACATCAAGAGCAGTTTCTGTGCCAGCGAATTTG tgaTCACGGGTAAGGTGACAGAGCTGACCCCTGGTCCTCACGGCAGTGTCTATATCGGTGTGTCTCTCATCAAGGCCTACAAGGCTGGCCGGCTGACTATCACCCAGGCTGGAGAGAACATGTCTGTCAAACTGGTGTCAGCCTGCAAGAAGTGTCCTGTCATCCGCAGAG GAATGCCCTACATCTTGATGGGCCATGTGGATGAGGATGGGCGTGGCACAATGGCTCCTGGGGCTTTCACTGCCCTATACAAGGCCCCATATCACAAACTGCTGACCAATATCAACAACCAACCATGCTAA